In Cydia fagiglandana chromosome 16, ilCydFagi1.1, whole genome shotgun sequence, the following are encoded in one genomic region:
- the LOC134672269 gene encoding uncharacterized protein LOC134672269, whose translation MKLLLLLFLVDQSSAVIHYLNLTEYSKMPDLYQMDDYDTCVMEPGGTYCLVDADLYSNEPSDLMLMIQEYSENTRKHYNHTKVHRALCVRKSCKDFVKNKSLENEADLRSILEDCVDDSLWKGYKLNARLTEVLYCKRHGDQRSFSTGDFIMAGVYLVLIILNAVGTSYDFITGDAAGNPYLLAFSFRRNWRKLIAPRGLIPLVQS comes from the exons TGACCGAGTACAGCAAAATGCCAGATCTGTACCAGATGGACGACTACGACACTTGTGTGATGGAGCCGGGCGGGACCTACTGTCTCGTCGACGCTGACCTCTACTCCAACGAACCCTCCGACCTGATGTTGATGATCCAG GAATACTCAGAAAATACGAGAAAACATTACAATCACACAAAAGTACACCGGGCTTTGTGCGTCCGAAAATCTTGCAAGGATTTCGTGAAGAACAAGAGTCTAGAGAACGAAGCGGACCTGAGATCCATCCTTGAGGATTGTGTTGACGATTCCTTATGGAAAGGATATAAGCTAAACGCCAG GTTAACCGAAGTGTTATACTGCAAGAGGCACGGTGATCAGAGGAGTTTTAGCACTGGAGATTTCATAATGGCGGGTGTTTATTTGGTCCTGATCATACTGAACGCAGTCGGGACTTCTTACGACTTTATCACTGGAGATGCGGCAG GAAATCCGTACTTACTGGCGTTCTCCTTCCGGCGTAACTGGCGTAAGTTGATAGCACCCAGGGGCCTTATTCCACTTGTGCAAAGCTGA